A single window of Dermochelys coriacea isolate rDerCor1 chromosome 14, rDerCor1.pri.v4, whole genome shotgun sequence DNA harbors:
- the LOC119842749 gene encoding zinc finger BED domain-containing protein 6-like, whose amino-acid sequence MKRNSHSSRGWRNSSAKPPRLSPKQHAASLSIGTGLGLLSQPCMSASRRSPRSTTQKYCLVEPAVSGVIGESGTGGPLFIPDEVLQVVKSEADEDGASVVGEAGSSGGDTISGYSSGVDGEAPMEPATPEDMEEEGSDWVGCPSTQEGVAQHQMLIASYFTSVQKQDELPIWSGGDLSAGAGETTGNSSAECNSHSIGTMPVVAMQGPGPGRYHRQKSWVWEYFSIDPGNPTRVTCMICQQMVKRGTDPKRLGTSSLGNHIKHNHSIVYMRQKNMESQQPGVAESPLTPRGAALKWRQQRGTGRAPSIARRPGGTYTHLSIDESLKRGTKYHRAHSRALALNSACAKMLALDLLPFSHVEGEGFREMMAAAAPRWQVPSRSFFSKKAVPELCRAVKTAVMQALGGCVGGRVHLIVDMWTSGQTTDYMSISAHWVSMSNSSILRQHATLYMCGLEKQHGTGHVLERLRGVIREWLMPLSLSSGFVASDDGQRVRQVLREGGFPRVSCLAHCLGMVVREFLHSNEEVDRVLAVARKVCAHFRHSYTARHLLWELQVENQLPRHQLKKEVAMRWSSTLRMLERLYELRAAVQAFCRRHSAQRAGGLHMAQTDWPLIHILCQILRPFDDATKLVSRTDVSISQAIPLICLLEKKLLSLVQQYEGEETGQALAHSLLQTLRGNRQIAEIRAQEHYVLATYVDPRFKNNMASFVPEGEGGLHRWTQRLIDEVAKNIRDVQDRGTSRRQTQQQRKGSASDRGRSLWDSLEDFGLISVAPVLLDSAKTQAAQIVEGYLQDTVVLSASAEPLLYWQLKRDMWLPLFQVAVQHLSCPPSSLYSEQFFTTAGTIVRNRRTCLSTGSVESLAFIKMNKHLLPREYQVPEHVAGARDKATWNMEEEEDNMEGL is encoded by the coding sequence atgaagagaaacagtcatAGCAGCAGAGGATGGAGAAACTCCTCTGCCAAACCGCCACGCTTAAGCCCCAAGCAGCATGCGGCCAGCCTCAGCATTGGCACTGGTCTAGGATTGTTGTCACAGCCATGCATGTCTGCCAGCCGCCGATCACCACGATCCACCACACAGAAATACTGCTTGGTCGAGCCTGCTGTATCCGGTGTCATAGGGGAGTCAGGCACTGGGGGACCCCTCTTTATCCCAGATGAGGTATTGCAGGTTGTCAAGTCTGAGGCCGACGAGGATGGAGCCAGCGTGGTCGGGGAGGCAGGCTCATCAGGGGGCGACACAATTTCAGGCTACTCCTCTGGGGTGGACGGGGAAGCTCCCATGGAGCCAGCTACCCCAGAGGACATGGAGGAGGAGGGCAGTGACTGGGTGGGATGCCCTAGCACGCAGGAAGGGGTAGCCCAGCATCAGATGCTGATAGCCTCATATTTTACCAGTGTCCAAAAGCAGGATGAGTTGCCCATCTGGAGCGGGGGAGACCTCagtgctggagctggggaaaCCACAGGGAACAGCAGTGCAGAGTGCAATTCCCACAGCATCGGCACCATGCCTGTGGTGGCGATGCAGGGCCCCGGGCCTGGGAGATACCACCGGCAGAAATCATGGGTCTGGGAGTATTTCTCCATTGACCCTGGGAACCCGACCCGTGTCACCTGTATGATCTGCCAGCAGATGGTCAAGCGTGGGACTGACCCCAAGCGCCTGGGCACATCGTCGCTTGGCAACCACATTAAGCACAACCACAGCATTGTCTACATGCGCCAGAAGAACATGGAGAGCCAGCAGCCCGGAGTGGCAGAGTCCCCCCTGACACCACGTGGGGCTGCACTGAAGTGGAGGCAGCAGAGAGGCACTGGCCGGGCCCCCAGCATTGCCAGGAGACCTGGGGGCACGTACACCCACCTGTCCATCGATGAGAGCCTGAAGAGGGGCACCAAGTACCATCGGGCCCACTCCCGGGCACTGGCACTGAACTCTGCCTGTGCCAAGATGCTGGCCCTGGACCTCCTACCTTTCTCCCACGTAGAGGGCGAGGGCTTCAGGGAGATGATGGCAGCGGCTGCCCCCCGGTGGCAGGTGCCCAGTCGCTCCTTCTTCTCCAAGAAGGCAGTGCCGGAGCTGTGCCGTGCAGTAAAGACTGCggtgatgcaggctctggggggctgtGTGGGTGGCCGTGTGCACCTAATAGTGGATATGTGGACCAGCGGGCAAACCACTGACTACATGTCCATCAGTGCCCACTGGGTGAGCATGAGCAACAGCAGCATCTTGCGCCAGCATGCCACCCTGTACATGTGCGGCCTGGAGAAGCAGCACGGCACCGGGCACGTGCTGGAGAGGCTGCGGGGGGTCATCAGGGAGTGGCTCATGCCCCTCTCCCTCTCATCGGGCTTTGTGGCCTCAGATGATGGACAGCGGGTGCGGCAGGTGCTGCGAGAAGGCGGCTTCCCCCGCGTCAGCTGCCTGGCACACTGCCTCGGCATGGTGGTCCGGGAGTTCCTGCACAGCAATGAGGAGGTGGACCGGGTGCTGGCAGTGGCCAGGAAGGTCTGTGCCCACTTCAGGCACTCCTACACTGCCCGCCACCtgctctgggagctgcaggtggagaATCAGCTGCCACGGCACCAGCTGAAGAAGGAGGTGGCGATGCGGTGGAGCTCCACCCTGCGAATGCTGGAACGGCTGTATGAGCTGCGAGCCGCTGTCCAGGCCTTCTGCCGGCGCCATTCTGCCCAGCGGGCCGGCGGGTTGCACATGGCCCAGACTGACTGGCCCCTCATCCACATCTTGTGCCAGATCCTGCGGCCCTTTGACGATGCCACGAAGCTGGTGAGCAGGACTGATGTCAGCATCAGTCAGGCCATCCCACTCATCTGCCTGCTGGAGAAGAAGCTGCTCTCACTGGTGCAGCAGTATGAGGGCGAGGAGACTGGCCAGGCGCTGGCGcacagcctgctgcaaaccctgCGGGGCAACCGACAGATTGCTGAGATCCGTGCTCAGGAGCACTATGTCCTGGCCACCTATGTAGACCCCCGCTTCAAGAACAACATGGCCTCCTTCGTGCCCGAAGGGGAGGGCGGTCTGCACCGCTGGACGCAGAGACTCATTGACGAGGTGGCCAAGAACATCCGGGATGTCCAGGACCGTGGCACCAGCCGGagacagacacagcagcagcGCAAGGGCAGTGCCTCAGACCGGGGCAGGTCTCTGTGGGACAGCCTGGAGGACTTCGGTCTCATCAGCGTGGCCCCGGTACTACTGGACTCAGCCAAGACCCAGGCAGCCCAGATTGTGGAGGGCTACCTGCAGGACACCGTGGTCCTGTCAGCCAGTGCCGAGCCCTTGCTGTATTGGCAGCTGAAGCGGGACATGTGGCTGCCCCTCTTCCAGGTGGCTGTGCAGCACCTGAgctgccccccctccagcctcTATTCTGAGCAGTTCTTCACCACGGCGGGGACCATCGTGCGGAACAGGCGGACTTGCCTCTCTACTGGCAGTGTGGAGAGCCTGGCCTTCATCAAAATGAACAAGCACCTGCTCCCCCGGGAGTACCAGGTGCCAGAACATGTGGCCGGTGCCAGGGACAAAGCGACATGgaacatggaggaggaggaagataacATGGAGGGACTCTGA